Genomic segment of Juglans microcarpa x Juglans regia isolate MS1-56 chromosome 7S, Jm3101_v1.0, whole genome shotgun sequence:
TATAGCTATAGATCAAGGGTGTGGGTAGGTGGTCTCTAGAATTATCAATAATCCGCGATGTGGAAAGATATATTAAGGAGacttagggcatgtttggacattatgagaattctcaaaacttctcataatttcattctcaaatatcactaaaatacaaaacacttttcaatttcaaattttcaaccttttcatctaattattacctaatcattggtcaaacacaaaaatcattacaacttttacaaacttcaaaacaaaaataatattaaaaaattatgctcaaacaatttataatttataatatttttattcaactttttctcttatcctttcccaaaacccaataaaacatttttactcAAACCACTTTACTGCTAGTCACAAAACTATGAGATACTTAAGTGTCTAAACATGCCCTTAAGTTACAAATATTTGCAAATAAACGAGCTAAACATGCCTATTAGCTACATCTTTTAGATGATTTTCATATCCCAGACACGTTCTTGAGCATTGGCAACACTATTGATGGTTCAATAGCAAAAACCAATGCTTGGGGGCAATGACTAGATGCATGTAACTCTTTTTGATAAATTAGACATATGACTGAGATAGTAAACAccattttaatttgaaagaaagaaaagataggGCTAAGGTACCAGCAGATATTGTGTTGACTctgattttatgttttctgcCCGCTTCAAAAGCAAGCACCTGAATTGAATCCACACATTAAAATACATGCCAAATACATATCTCAAGCTTAAAAATGTCCCAAGTTGTGGAAcgcatgaaaataaaataatgcaaacTCACTCGTGTGTCACTTTCCAGAGCAGCTTTTGCAGAACTCATGCCTCCACCATATCTGTTCATAACATATCAGAATTCCATCACCCTATTGAAAGTTAAAACTCCGTAAAGAAGGCCAGCAAAGCAATCAATGCATGACATACATACCCAGGAATAATCCTCTCAGAAGCAATATATGTAAGAGAAATAGAAGAACCCCCTGTAACAGCAACAACCATATATGAATTCCGCCTATGTGCCTCAATGCAAAAAATCTTGTACAATTGAAAAAGCAGATGgccaagaacaagaagaaagacaGCATTATTGGATGGCTTGGGTGTAGAAGTGTGCCTGGATTCATTATTGGAACGAAATGCTTCAGCAAAGAAACATAGGAGTAACTTGATGCAGATAAAGCTGCAAGATATCCTTTCCTGGATGTCTCCAACAGAGGCTTAGTGACCTATTAAAGGGGTCATTGCTCGTTTAACTCCTGGTTAAATGTCATCTAGTTATTTCACAATGAGAACAACCATACCTCTGGCCCATTTGCAAGTGAGTGAACAAGTATGTCGATGCTGCCAAAATCCTTCTTCACAGACTCAGCAACTTCCTGCAAGAAAATTTAGaagcaagaagaagaatagAAATTATATCTATCCAATTTTGGCATTCTGTATATATAAGTGCAAAGGCCAATGTTTTAGAGACATATCAAACCTGAATGTATTCTTGGATTCCAGTTTTAATATGTCATAAGCATAGATTCTATGCTCATTTGTTCAAGTGCAATCCCTAGGAAAAGTTCCACGTCTAAAGTGGATTTTGAAGTTAAAAAACCACATTCAAATTCGAGTAGACCGTCCATAAATGACCTCAAACCTTTTCCTCAATCTCCAATTACAGGCTCTAAAGGTTCCTTGACACTTAAACAGAACAAACAGATGTGGAACAATGAGTTTATACCTCAACAGTCCAATTACTAGATCCTGCATAacgtttgtttgtttttacctGCAAGAAGTAACATCGCATGTTTATCAGTAATACATTTGAcgcttttccaaattttttttgtataaattatatttgtctccatctgtaaaaataaatatttttttaataatcataaaaataaataaatatatgaagcATATCCCATAAATTATATCCCTCTtgattcataaaaataaaaataaatgaagtgtATTCCCCTCCATTACATCTTCAGGTACATCCTCAAGGTTGTCGAAGACTGCATCTAAAGGATATACTTTAGTAATCTCCATCAAAGAGCCATCTGGCAACCTGACTCATGAAATTTCTTGTTAGAAGAGGCCATCTAGAAGTATTAACCAGTGTGTGCAATAAAATACTTACACGCGTGACTCGTCAAACTTTCCACGTCGCAGGCTGGATTCAAAAATGTTCAAAGCCTAGAGAAAAGCTTATAGTCAGTAATTATCCAAAAAAGAGATACAAGGGAACTTTGGGGGGAAAAACAGAGTGCTGAAGATCAGGCTGATTACTTACAGGCACCCATGTGCCCACCAGAATTTCAGCACCCGCAGCTGCAAGGGATTTTGCTATTGCCCAACCATATCCATTGTCATCAGCTACACCAGCGATAAATGCCCTCTTACCTACACAGATTACTCCAGGTTATAgtctcttttaatatatatgtgtgtgtaagtgtgtgtgtgtccaTGGGTTTCTTTGACCTGTGGTAAGCATCAATGAGGCGGGTGTCAAAGACCTGGCCATTTATCAACATTGTGTATGTAATCATCACAGATCAATCCACAAGCTAAGAATTTAAGGAGAAGTTGCAACTAAAAGAGGTTTGGTCAAATGCCATCATTAGAGTAATATATTGGATACAGCTGTTAGACTGCAGTCCACATGCATATACAACCAAATAGAGTGGACATCAAGAAACAAAGATGTTACAGAGGTTGCTTCTTTGAATTCCATAGTTTCCACCAGCAATTGTGAAGAAGCATAGGAACACTGATAGATCAAGGAAATTAGACAACTTACTACCATCACAATCTCTCAGTATCAGAAAACACAGGATGAAAGTGGAAACAGAATAATCGCAAGACCTTTGGAACTCAGAGAAGGGGTTAACATACGAGCAAAGATCAGGACCAACAAGGGGAAGtgagaaaaagggaaaactGACCTCTCAAATCAATTGGCAAACCTGAGGCTGGCTTGTTATCACTAGCTTCAGACATTGCTTTAGTAAAAAACTTATCAAATTTAATGGAGGATGATGTAAAACTCCGTTGGAAAGGTATTACAGATGATATATGGCATGCACTTGTAAGCTTATTCCATGATGCTGCCTTGCAATTATCACCAAGAATTGCAGCACCTGCCTTGAAAAGTCTacgagaagaagaaaaggagggTCTCACTGCTGCAATTTGCAGGCCAGAAGCCGCTGTTGCCATCTCCAATAATTGAAATCTCACAGTGAAGAATAGAGATCTATAAGAATAAGGGTAATTGTGTTAACACGTAGAAAAGTGTATAGTAAATCTCAGCAATGAGCTCTAACCTAAAATGGGTGAAGTTGCATGTTCATGACCCATTAGTATTTGGGTTCATGACTGACTTACtaaaaaagaatggaaagaaaaatccTGCAGTACAAGAAAACTCACAATTTTCACACTAAGTGATATGGAGATTCTATTATCTTACCATGCCTGACATACCCCATCCCCTCCAATATATGAACTAAATGTTAGATATACTTGCGTGTTAGCATACTCTtgattaaaaattcaaattcttcCCGCCCCCCAacccccacccaaaaaaaaaaaaaaaaaatcctcaaataTGTCAAAACATCCCGTGGCCGTGCATGCCCAACTTCTGCCATAGTtcaattcaaagaaatgaaTCTAGAAATATACTCTAACTGAAAATTCCAAGCTTGCACAAGAAGACAACAAAAACCCTTCGATTTGAATGGTAACAGCATAGTTACATTGCATATCAATTGCTTGTTAGTAACATAACCTAGAAGCacgaaaaaaaatcatttaaacttCATTATTTTAAGCAATTTTATTGCTTTATACATTTCACAGCCTGAAAAAAAATAGCCACCATTCTAAATTTCGTTTTTTGACCTCCAAATTATTCAACACCATCATTCTGATTTGTCACACTGCTAAGGAGAGTAAGTAACCCTTAGTTTGGCAGAGCAGGGGACAATCCATTAGAACCCAGAAACTGAACCGAGATAAAAACCCATGAATCAGGAAAAAAGTTTAAGCTTAAGTCAGAAACAGGCCAAGACAGAAAGTAAATGTAGgcatttttgtaactttaagTCCAGCAATTCCAAcagcaagaacaacaaagacaCATACAGAGACGGGCAGAAACAAAGGGAAAGGCTTTACCTATGTGCGAGAGAGAGCGCCAATGCGGAGAGCGTGGTGAAGAGAACGATGTGAGTTCGTTGAATAAGTAGGGATTCGTTGGGAGCTAAAGACTCGAGAGTGAGGGCATCGGAAACATCGAAAGACAACAAAGATTGAAACCTTTTTGAATATTCGGCCCCTTCAATTATACCGCTGGTTTTGCCCACTCGATGTGGCAATGCCACGTGTCGGCCAACcgtttaaattagaaaaaaaaataatgtacaacaataaaaaaaattaaaaaaaaaatgcaatagacAGCTGAAGGGGGAAAAGGGTAAACATGCCCCAGCGTGAGAAACCCTactagaaaataatatttggtggattagtcaaaattaaaaaatacttttaataaatgtaagataaatttagtttttgattatttcatttacataaatctctacaatagaatatctattttttttattatatagcaaaaaaataatataagataaatttgatttgactattcacatcaaatctccatattagattatccatttattcattatctaGTAATTAgcaattaataattaatcatcatttaatttttttaattattaatttatcttattttatcatattttacctattatatattaattaataatcatattttaattaaattataggttaaaaattatataaaaatgttttaattataaatcaagTTTTTATATTTCCCATCcaactgtatatttttttaccaaattttctTCTACCCGACCTCCATCACCTTCTCATTcagtaatctctctctctctctctctctctctctctctctctctctctccatgtcTTCCTtctattaatttcattttaattttttgaaggtTATCGgaggtaggggtgggcagcagggGCCCACCCCACGCTACCCCACATGGGCGAGCAGGCTACTCCACAccacccatgcgggggcgggttGACCTCAGCAGGGCCCCGCCCCACACCCCGCTCCGCACCgtcctaaaaataataaataaaattattttttatatttatataaatatatattatatataaatatatataatttgttaaaaacttgaattcaagttaatggattgcATTGGCCTCGTATACAAaagttggcctaggaggccaatgcaatccattaacttgaattcaagtttttaacaaattatatatatttatataaatatatatttatataaatatatataatttgttaaaaacttgaattcaagttaatggattgcATTGGCCTCCTATACAAaagttggcctaggaggccaaagcattctaaaatacaactctaatgagtttatatttttttgaataaaatttataattatattatattataatttaggtctaaaaaaaattagactaaaacaaaattatagatCCAGTAAATCACTGGATTGAGCGGGGTgcggtttcaaccccaccccccaCTATCgaggcgggggggggggggggggggtagggTGCGAGGTTGAAACCACACCCCCGCATGGTGCGGAGTGGGGAGGGGGTGCCCCCGCCtagcaccatgcgggtagcacccctaatcgAAGCTAATAACAGAGTCTCTCTCTAAAATCCAATACACTCCACAAGAGGGCTCCTACATTTCTGTCAAAGCCCTAATCGAACCCCTCCTCCCACACAAAGCCTCCCTGTCCTCGACCCATGAAATCCTCTCATGGATTCCCCAGCACCTGTCAGTCTCTGCACACTCGTCCTTTCACAAGCTCTTCAAAGCATACTGTAGTGGAATTGATTCCAAAGGTGCTACAATTGTTGAAGGAGAGGATTAAGGAGAAGCAGATCAACAAGAGAAATGGGGACAGTTGGAGTGTGGTGGTGCAGGGGTGCGGTGGTCCTCTTGCCGACGAGACTTCGAGTGGTGGTGCGGTGGTGTTGTCTCTTGTCGAAGAATGACGCTGCTTGGGGAAGAACTTTCCGGTTTTTTGAGAGGGAAGTCGAAGAAGGCAGTtgtgagaaagaagaaagagataaataaatgataaaatatatatttggtcTATCTACAGTaacatttaaatttagaaaatattttgaaagtaaCTATAGTTGGAATTTAACTAATCCATTATGATGATATTTTGGGGTCCAATAGTTCAACATGTGATGGATTTAgtttttagctaatccaatgaggatgctcttaaaGCTACCTCTTATCGATTCCGATTGagtaaatattttcatatgaaaagTCTTCAAGGTTGTAGGTTCTATTCTCAAGATACATCTAAGTAAAAGAAAGCTAATCATATATGTTGAAATGGTAGCTTGATTTCCTGCTGAAAACGTCATTCTAAAGACTTGATTTGACTGTGGCTCAATCCTGGCTCAAGCGAATTTCAAACAGATTGTTCAGTTGGCaattcgctcgagcgaatataTTGAAAACCTAGATAGTTGGCAATTCACTCGAGCGAATATATTGAAAACCTAGTTCTCATGtcgttttatatataaacttattttttgtaAAGGGAGATATGAGAGTCATGGccaaaacagagagaaaagatagagaactactttTGTAAGATTTGAGAGCTCATTCATGGGTGTATTGGGGCTTTCGGGATTGAGGAGTGATTTATGGTTTCTCTCTTGTATTCTATATTTGAGATAGTGAATTCATTGAGACCGACCCCTCCAATGAACGTATGCTTGTTTAAGACCGACCACTTAAATCTTGATGTTCTGTATGTATGATTGTCaagtttgttattttctttcactaatttatttcaaaatcgTCTCTAGATATCCAGCTAATCATAACAAATTGGTATCAAAGCACCAAGCTCCATGGAAGGTCTTGAGAGATGGAAGTAGAGAAGTTCAATGGTCAGAATAACTCTAGCTTATGAcacatcaagatgaaggctttgtTACGACAATAAGGCTTGGCAAAGATCTTTGATTAGAAGGTGTCGGATGAATCTCCTTTACCGAcaaaggaagatgaagagaaagtaCAAACTGTTATTTTGTTGTCCCTCTCCGATGAAGTATTGCGAGAGATTCCTGATGAAGAGACTATCGTCGGTCTTTGGAAGAAACTTGAGAGTTTGTACATAAAGAAGTCGCTGACCAACCATTTGTATTTGAAGCAATGGTTGTACACTCTCAAGCTAAGGGAAGATACTCCTATTTTCGATcatctagatgaatttaataaaatcattatggatatGAGGAATAGTGATATTAAGCTTGATGATGAAGATCAAGCATTAATTGTGTTGTGTTCTCTGTCGAtttcatttgataattttgtgaacttGATGCTATATGGTAGATATATTATCTCATTGGCAAATGTAAaatctgctttgaattctaaggaggtTATAACAAAATTGGGTGTACAAGGCACAGATAATCAAACCGATAGCTTGTTTGTAAAATGTTCTTCTAGTAGTAGATCCGAGGAAACAAGTATCTGGAACttacaaatgatttttaagactaGACCCACCTTGGTTCTTATCAAGTTTGGAGAAGAGTAGGGATAATTCTAGTGGAAGCTcaaaatttaacaagaaaaatgttaaatatcaCTACTGTCATATGTTTGGTTATTACAAAACAAGTGTCCCAAATTGAAGAATAAGAAGGAAGGTACAAGTTCCTCCAATATTGTTAGCGTTGAAGAACAGTCTAACAACTTTGATGTTATCCTAGCAGTCAATGGCTCTAGTAGTCGTTTTAATGATAAGTGGGTCATGGACTTGGCTTATACGTTCCATATATATCCCAAAAGAGATTGGTTCACTACATACGAATCAATCAACAACGATTCTGTTTTGATTGGTAATTATATGGCTTATGATATTGTTGGGATTGGTGCAATCAAGATTAAGATGTAAAACCATGTGATATTGTCAGGATACCATACAGTTGGATCACTTCACATCAAAATGAAGTAGTTGGGCGGATGAATGCTTTTTGAATGTCAATTTgtctaaatattttttggattaaaCAGGTTAACACAACTTACTGCTGGGTAAACTTTTCTCCTTCCACAGCTTTTGAGTCTTTGTTTCCACAAAAGAGGAGAGCGGTGTTATGACAAGAAGGTGGAGTTGTTGGAAGAGCTTCACATCATGCTATTAGAAAGAAGCATGATTTTGAATTTGGTATTGGCGCATAGTGAGAGCAAGTCTACAGTTTCGTCTGGTAGATAGAAAAGGCAGTTTGGCCATCTTCGGGATATGCTCATGTAGACTTTGTGGTGTATTTATTTTGGCAGAGAATATTGAATCTCTTCATTAGGACCAAGCTTGTGATTTGGTCAACCAATGGAGATGAAGACTTTTGGGTGGAAATGAGTTTTCAAGAGATAGGCATTGTGCATCCCGTTTGGGATTTGTGGAGGAGTTTGGTTTTCGATCTTTGGTGGGCATCTTTGATGTCTTTATTGTCGAGTGGTGAAATTCGATTTAGTGGAATTCATTTTGTAGAGGCTTAACATAATTCAAGCCAAGGTAGAGATTTGTTGGAATGGTGGCTTGATTTCCTGTTGAAAACGCCATTCCAGAGACTTAGCTTGACTGTGGCTCGACTCTAGCTCAAACTTTGGCTCAAGCGAACTTCAGATAGATTGTTCGCTCGACATCTGCTCGATAGTTTGCTCGAGCGAATATTTAGAAAACCTAGTTGTCatgttgttttatatataaaagatatgcTTTTTTTGTAAAGGAAGATGTGAGTGTTGCGGtcaaaatagagagaaaagagagagaactccTTTTGTGAGACTTGAGAGCTCATTGGGTGTATTAGAACTCTTGAGATTGAGGAGTGATTTGTGATTTCTCTCTTGTACTCCATATTTGTGATTGTAAATTCCTTGATAGCGATTTCGCTAGTGGATGTAGGCTTATTTAagccgaaccacttaaatcttggtaTTCTGTTTGTGTGATTAtcgattttgttatttatttccGCTAATCTCTTTCAAAGTCATCTCTAAATATCCAGCTAATCCTAACATCATAAAAGAAATCTACTTGTAGTTGACTATCTCAGCTGGCATAAAGATAACAACGATGGACGGTGGCTTGAAAATTGGAAGGGTAGCTCCACTGAAATCAATGGAACTCAATCAGGGAGGAAGAGCATTCCTTCTTTGTAGAAATGAATTTAGGGTCTTGCCTTTCAAACAATCAGAtgcattttgttttgtattttaaaaggACAATGCTATGTACACAAAGGATTCTCATCGAGAATGCTCACCcatcaagcttttttttttttaaaaaaaaattcaaacattttttaaagtatttaaatattttttaaaaataaaaaaatcacaaattcatttaaaaacacttatttaatcattaaataaaaataaaataaaatgcaattcgGTAAACTTTCTACCTATGTGggaatagtatttttctttttaaaaataattgatctaGGTGGTGGACACGTGGCATGGCCACATAACCTTGGGCTAGTGGAACTCTTCGAAGTAGTTTTCTAGTATTCTACAATGCTTTTACAAGCAGCTGTTAAGGCGACTCGATGAAAGCCTCTTGTAATGTGTCTATggtaacataaaatatatgtcTCACGACGATAATAATGGTTATTACGGCCAAACTGATAGGACGACCactttttaaatccaaacaaagTTTATTCCAGCCATATTTCGATGGATAGATAACtttttttacaatcttttattcaatcatattttaaaatgaggatattttttataaaatgataatatgttTAGAagttattatacaaaatatattttatttaaaacataattatgcaAAGGGCTGTGAAAATaattgtgtatttatcattttacttttcGAAACCCCACCTCTCGTTTTTCATGAATATTTTTCCTATCATTTTACTACATCAGTAATATTAACAGTCGACATATGTATCACctcaatatttttctatttcttaaagtaaaaaaaaaaataaaaataaaatatggataTCTTAAAAGTTATAACCATTTAACATGAATATAAGAATTAAGAAACCAAGTTTGTTACTTTCAAAGAAAATAGCCCACTACATATGGTAGTAAGCCCAAGAGACCATCCTTGGCACTTTTTCGGAGGTTAGAACCAGCACCTTGCATGCATGGTCGAGCAGGCCTTGTACGTAACTGGACTCAAAGAATTTTTTAGAGCTCGAAATATGTGAAGTGTTCTGGcaaaactttattatttatatgagtCTCATGAATAGCAttgaagtaaaaattatatttgcaagtcGATTTGTAAAACACACCTTTTATATACTGTTAATATGatagaatttgatttgtaagagaagtttaaaattcatatcttttacaaattaaatcatgcCATGTCAATGTTGTGAAGGCCCACTATAAGAAAAAGCGGTTTCTGCAACCAATTTTTTTCCGGCAACTAAAAAATAGTTGCAAAAACCTATGTTTATTGTTTGGCTTCAAAAGATCTGTCGGTTTTTAAAAATCGTCGGAATAAAGCCCTTTTGCAGCAACAACTTTACGCCGCAAATGTAGCAGAAGCAAATAGCCATTTCTAATGCACTGTTAGGGTCTATTATCTACCTTGAATTGTaagtaaaaatactattttcaaaGAGTTGTTATATTCTCAAGCTAGCATGTAGAGTACACCATCTatatcacttaaatggtaagatttgatttgtaagtcttaaattttaaaatttattttctaaatcaaattatatcatataagcaCACAATTTCACTAAGTGTGCTTTACATATTGGCTTGATAATagaaatt
This window contains:
- the LOC121241092 gene encoding enoyl-[acyl-carrier-protein] reductase [NADH], chloroplastic-like produces the protein MATAASGLQIAAVRPSFSSSRRLFKAGAAILGDNCKAASWNKLTSACHISSVIPFQRSFTSSSIKFDKFFTKAMSEASDNKPASGLPIDLRGKRAFIAGVADDNGYGWAIAKSLAAAGAEILVGTWVPALNIFESSLRRGKFDESRVLPDGSLMEITKVYPLDAVFDNLEDVPEDVKTNKRYAGSSNWTVEEVAESVKKDFGSIDILVHSLANGPEVTKPLLETSRKGYLAALSASSYSYVSLLKHFVPIMNPGGSSISLTYIASERIIPGYGGGMSSAKAALESDTRVLAFEAGRKHKIRVNTISAGPLRSRAAKAIGFIDMMIDYSLANAPLQKELSAEEVGNTAAFLASPLASAITGAVIYVDNGLNAMGVGVDSPIFEELDIPKDKH